One Phyllopteryx taeniolatus isolate TA_2022b unplaced genomic scaffold, UOR_Ptae_1.2 contig_31, whole genome shotgun sequence DNA segment encodes these proteins:
- the LOC133473623 gene encoding oocyte zinc finger protein XlCOF6-like, which produces MCARRTAEYEEELWGAKEEKEPQRQLLDTVFNLQPRMVLRTADITEDLRPELQAPKPPHIKEEVEDEKVHHIKEDKEPILIKKEEEESSLHIKQEEEEEIKFPSTGVPLKSEDEGQSEESRGAKPPSSSSSQHTTTEGDRDHCGGSQADDLLVPLSDSDDTTSHSSDYDDDDKQSEGDMTCQTDDKKFKCSQCGKTFAYKYILKQHLRTHTGEKPFSCSVCGQRYSHKKTLTIHTRTHTGEKPFVCPECGQRFSSKGSLKIHARTHTGERAFACSDCGKTFTRKGSLKIHTRTHTGEKPFSCSVCGARFNQKQCLKQHTTTHTGEKPFSCSVCGKRFPRKQELKKHTRTHTGEKPFSCSVCGQRFSQKEKLKIHTRTHTGEKPFSCSVCGQRFSAKAELKIHTRTHTGEKPFSCSVCGQRFSVQGHLKRHTRTHTGEKPFSCSDCGQRFIQKGGLKIHMRTHTGEKPFSCSVCGQRYSHKKTLTIHTRTHTGEKPFVCPECGQRFSAKGSLKMHARTHTGERAFACSDCGKTFTRKGSLTKHTRTHTGEKPFSCTVCGQRFSEKGSLKIHTRTHTGEKPFSCSVCGKRFPRKQELKKHTRTHTGEKPFSCLLCGQRFSQKGKLKIHTRTHTGEKPFSCSVCGQRFSAKAKLKIHIRAHTGEKPFSCLVCGQKFSRKDRVKTHKCAGENSSDREAFNENVNV; this is translated from the exons atgtgtgcaagaaggacagcagagtacgaggaggaactttggggagccaaagaggagaaggagccacaacGTCAATTACTGGACACTGTGTTCAATCTGCAGCCTCGAATGGTGCTCCGCACAGCAG acatcactgAAGATCTTCGTCCCGAGCTGCAGGCGCCAaagccccctcacattaaagaggaagtggaggacgaaaaggtccaccacatcaaagaggataAGGAGcccattttaattaaaaaagaggaagaagaatcGAGCCTCCacatcaaacaggaagaggaggaggagatcaaGTTTCCATcaactggtgtccctttgaagagtgaagatgaaggtcaaagtgaggagagcagaggggcgaagcctccaagcagcagctcaagtcaacacacgacaacagaaggtgatcgagaccactgtggaggatcacaagcagatgaCCTCTTAGttccactatcagatagtgatGACACGACATCACACTCCTCtgactatgatgatgatgataaacagtctgaaggtgatatgacatgtcagACCGACGACAAAAAATTTAagtgttctcagtgtgggaaaacatttgcttatAAGTATATTTTGAAACAACACctgagaacccacactggtgaaaaacctttttcctgttcagtttgtggtcaaagatacTCACATAAGAAAACcttaacaatacacacaagaacccacactggtgagaaaccctttGTCTGCCCAGagtgtggtcaaagattctcctcgaagggaagcttaaaaatacatgcaagaacccacactggagagagagcttttgcctgttcagattgtggtaaaacattcacTCGGAAGGgaagtttaaaaatacacacaagaacccacactggtgagaagcctttttcctgctcagtttgtggtgcAAGATTCAATCAGAAGCaatgtttaaaacaacacacaacaacgcacactggtgagaagcctttttcctgctcagtttgtggtaaaagattcccTCGGAAgcaagaattaaaaaaacacacaagaacacacactggtgagaaacccttttcctgctcagtttgtggtcagagATTCTCTCAAAAggaaaagttaaaaatacacacaagaacccacactggtgagaaacctttttcctgctccgtttgtggtcaaagattctctgcgaAGGCAgagttaaaaatacacacaagaacgcacactggtgagaaacctttttcctgctcagtttgtggtcagagATTCTCTGTGCAGGGacacttaaaaagacacacaagaacccatactggtgagaaacctttttcttgttcagattgcggtcaaagattcattCAGAAGGGaggcttaaaaatacacatgcgaacccacactggtgaaaaacctttttcctgctcagtttgtggtcaaagatacTCTCATAAGAAAACcttaacaatacacacaagaacccacactggtgagaaaccctttGTCTGCCCAGagtgtggtcaaagattctccgcGAAGGGGAGCTTAAAAATGCAtgcaagaacccacactggagagagagcttttgcctgttcagattgtggtaaaacattcacTCGGAAGGGAAGTTTAACAAAACACacgagaacccacactggtgagaagcctttttcctgcacagtttgtggtcaaagattctctgagaagggaagtttaaaaatacacacaagaacgcacactggtgagaagcctttttcctgctcagtttgtggtaaaagattcccTCGGAAgcaagaattaaaaaaacacacaagaacacacactggtgagaaacccttttcctgcttACTTTGTGGTCAGAGATTCTCTCAAAAGGGaaagttaaaaatacacacaagaacccacactggtgagaaacctttttcctgctccgtTTGTGGTCAACGTTTCTCTGCGAAGGCaaagttaaaaatacacataagagcgcacactggtgagaaacctttttcctgcttagtttgtggtcaGAAATTCTCTCGTAAGGATCGGgttaagacacacaagtgtgctggtgaaaATAGCAGTGATCGAGAAGCTTTTAATGAAAACGTGAATGtttaa